The following proteins are encoded in a genomic region of Streptococcus constellatus subsp. constellatus:
- a CDS encoding M1 family metallopeptidase, translated as MQAVAHFIETFVPNHYTIFLDLNREQKTFTGKVTISGEAKGEKISLHQKDLVIQSVKVAGQSRPFSVDNENEAVYIELGHSGTVEVTLSYTGKITDNMTGIYPSYYTVDGVKKEVLSTQFESHFAREAFPSVDEPEAKATFDLSLKFDQVAGEIALSNMLEIDVENRKATGIWTFATTPRMSSYLLAFAAGDLQGVTAKTKNGTLVGVYSTKAHPASNLEFALDIAVRSIDFYEEYYGVKYPIPQSLHVALPDFSAGAMENWGLVTYREVYLLVDENSTVTSRQQVALVIAHELAHQWFGNLVTMKWWDDLWLNESFANMMEYVCVNAIEPTWNIFEDFQTGGVPLALKRDATDGVQSVHVEVKHPDEINTLFDPAIVYAKGSRLMHMLRRWLGDEAFAKGLNAYFAKHQYGNTIGRDLWNALGAASGRDVAAFMDSWLEQPGYPVLTAIVENDTLKISQKQFFIGEKEEKGRLWVVPLNSNWTGIPDTLETETLEIPNYTALAAQNEGALRLNTENTAHYITDYQGELLDNILATITDLDNTSKLQVVQERRLLAEAGFVSFADLIPVVKKLTNERSYLVVSAVKAVLNSLKIFVDEGTETEVAFKKLLIKLNQANFDRLGFEAKAGETDEDELVRQIVVANMIAADDEKASQKASQIFEAYHDTLEKLPAATRLQILINQIKRHETKELTDKYLSTYITTVDGNFQRQLASALSYTKNETTLTHLLEEWKNKDIVKPQDLAMSWYFTFLQHDFTQGTVWTWARDNWDWIKAALGGDMSFDKFVIYPASTFKTHERLAEYKAFFEPQLSDLAISRNISMGIKEISARIDLIDKEKAAVEAAIKATV; from the coding sequence ATGCAAGCAGTTGCACATTTTATTGAAACATTTGTTCCAAATCACTATACGATTTTTTTAGATTTGAATCGGGAGCAAAAAACATTTACAGGTAAGGTAACTATTAGCGGAGAAGCAAAAGGTGAAAAAATCTCACTTCATCAGAAAGATTTAGTGATTCAATCTGTCAAAGTAGCTGGTCAATCACGCCCATTCTCTGTAGATAATGAAAATGAAGCAGTTTATATTGAGCTTGGTCATTCAGGAACTGTTGAAGTAACTCTCTCTTATACAGGTAAAATTACAGATAATATGACAGGAATTTATCCTTCTTACTATACTGTTGATGGAGTTAAAAAAGAAGTGCTTTCTACTCAGTTTGAAAGTCATTTTGCGCGTGAAGCTTTTCCAAGCGTAGATGAGCCAGAAGCAAAAGCAACTTTTGATCTTTCTTTGAAATTCGACCAAGTAGCAGGAGAAATAGCGCTTTCAAATATGCTGGAAATTGATGTAGAAAATCGGAAAGCAACGGGTATCTGGACATTTGCAACAACGCCTCGTATGTCTTCTTACCTCTTAGCATTTGCAGCTGGCGATTTGCAAGGTGTTACAGCTAAAACAAAGAATGGCACTTTGGTGGGGGTATACTCTACTAAAGCCCACCCTGCTTCAAACTTAGAGTTTGCTCTAGATATTGCAGTTCGCTCTATTGACTTTTATGAAGAATATTATGGGGTGAAGTATCCAATTCCTCAATCCCTACATGTAGCTTTACCAGATTTCTCTGCAGGTGCTATGGAAAATTGGGGCTTGGTCACTTATCGTGAGGTTTATCTCTTAGTAGATGAAAATTCAACTGTTACTAGTCGTCAGCAAGTAGCTCTTGTGATTGCTCACGAATTGGCGCACCAATGGTTTGGTAACTTGGTCACAATGAAATGGTGGGATGATCTTTGGCTCAATGAAAGCTTTGCCAACATGATGGAATATGTCTGTGTGAATGCCATTGAACCAACTTGGAACATCTTTGAGGATTTCCAAACAGGTGGTGTCCCTCTGGCTCTAAAACGGGATGCGACTGACGGTGTTCAATCTGTCCATGTGGAAGTAAAACATCCAGACGAAATCAATACGTTATTTGATCCTGCGATTGTTTATGCTAAAGGAAGTCGTCTCATGCACATGCTTCGTCGTTGGCTAGGAGATGAAGCTTTTGCAAAAGGCTTGAATGCTTATTTTGCCAAACATCAATATGGTAATACGATTGGTCGTGATTTATGGAATGCTCTAGGTGCAGCTTCAGGACGTGACGTAGCAGCCTTTATGGATTCGTGGCTAGAACAACCAGGCTATCCTGTTTTGACAGCGATTGTGGAAAATGACACTCTCAAAATTTCTCAAAAACAATTCTTTATTGGTGAAAAAGAAGAAAAAGGTCGTCTATGGGTTGTACCGTTGAATAGTAATTGGACTGGTATCCCAGATACCCTAGAAACAGAAACGCTTGAAATTCCAAATTATACAGCTCTTGCAGCTCAAAATGAAGGAGCACTTCGTCTTAATACGGAAAATACAGCACATTACATTACTGATTATCAAGGCGAATTGCTAGACAATATTTTGGCAACTATTACAGACTTAGATAATACAAGTAAGTTGCAAGTGGTGCAAGAACGTCGTTTGTTGGCTGAAGCTGGTTTCGTTTCATTTGCAGATTTGATTCCAGTGGTTAAAAAATTGACCAATGAAAGATCTTATCTTGTAGTATCTGCTGTAAAAGCTGTGCTAAATAGTTTGAAGATTTTTGTGGATGAAGGGACAGAAACAGAGGTAGCCTTTAAGAAGTTACTTATCAAACTGAATCAAGCTAACTTTGACCGACTTGGTTTTGAAGCTAAAGCAGGTGAAACAGATGAAGATGAATTGGTTCGTCAAATCGTTGTAGCGAATATGATTGCGGCTGATGATGAAAAAGCGAGTCAAAAAGCTAGCCAAATTTTTGAAGCTTATCACGATACTTTGGAAAAACTTCCTGCAGCCACTCGCTTGCAAATTTTGATTAACCAAATCAAACGCCATGAGACAAAAGAATTGACCGATAAATATCTATCAACCTACATCACAACGGTTGACGGTAACTTCCAACGTCAATTGGCTTCGGCTCTTTCTTATACGAAGAACGAAACAACACTCACTCATCTTTTAGAAGAATGGAAAAATAAAGATATTGTAAAACCGCAGGATTTAGCAATGAGCTGGTATTTTACTTTCTTACAACATGATTTCACACAAGGAACTGTCTGGACTTGGGCGCGTGACAATTGGGATTGGATTAAGGCAGCTCTTGGTGGAGATATGAGTTTTGACAAATTTGTCATTTATCCAGCAAGTACCTTTAAGACGCATGAACGTTTAGCAGAATACAAAGCCTTCTTTGAACCACAATTATCTGATTTGGCAATTAGCCGTAATATTAGTATGGGAATCAAAGAAATTTCCGCTCGTATTGATTTGATTGACAAAGAAAAAGCAGCTGTTGAAGCAGCAATCAAAGCGACAGTATAA
- a CDS encoding NAD(P)/FAD-dependent oxidoreductase, with protein sequence MSEIFDITIIGGGPVGLFAAFYAHMRQAKVNVIDSLPQLGGQPAILYPEKKILDVPGFTDLTGEELTERLIEQLKAFETSIHLDETVLDIEKNDELFTLTTSKGKHISKAILIAMGGGAFKPRPLELENVDQFENIHYHVSNINQYAGQNIVVLGGGDSAVDWALAFDKIAPTHIIHRRDTFRALEHSVNELKTSNVTIKTPFVPNKLIGEGNKLTHLEITKVKSDEKDLLPLDQLFVNYGFKSSVGNLKNWGLELNRHKIIVNSKQETSVVGIYAAGDCCSYDGKIDLIATGLGEAPTAINNAMNYIYPEQKVQPKHSTSL encoded by the coding sequence ATGTCTGAAATTTTTGATATTACGATCATTGGTGGAGGTCCCGTGGGACTTTTTGCTGCTTTTTATGCACACATGCGTCAAGCAAAGGTGAATGTGATTGATTCACTTCCTCAGCTCGGTGGACAGCCCGCCATTCTCTATCCTGAAAAGAAAATTCTGGATGTTCCTGGTTTTACTGATTTAACTGGTGAAGAACTGACTGAACGTTTAATTGAGCAATTGAAAGCGTTTGAAACAAGCATTCACCTTGATGAGACTGTATTAGATATTGAAAAAAACGATGAATTATTTACCTTAACAACTAGCAAAGGGAAACATATCTCAAAAGCCATTTTGATTGCTATGGGAGGTGGTGCCTTTAAACCACGTCCGCTTGAACTAGAAAATGTAGACCAATTTGAAAACATTCACTATCACGTATCAAATATCAATCAATACGCTGGACAAAACATTGTGGTTCTAGGAGGTGGTGATTCTGCAGTGGATTGGGCACTTGCTTTTGATAAAATCGCTCCGACACATATCATCCATCGTCGAGACACCTTCCGAGCTTTAGAACATAGTGTGAATGAATTAAAAACTTCAAATGTAACAATCAAAACACCATTTGTACCAAATAAGCTTATCGGCGAAGGAAACAAACTTACTCATCTTGAAATCACTAAAGTAAAGAGTGATGAAAAGGACCTTCTTCCGCTGGATCAACTTTTCGTCAATTATGGCTTTAAATCATCTGTTGGGAACTTAAAAAACTGGGGATTGGAGCTTAATCGTCATAAGATTATTGTGAACAGCAAACAAGAAACTTCTGTTGTAGGGATCTATGCTGCTGGAGATTGTTGCAGCTATGATGGTAAAATTGATTTGATTGCAACTGGTCTTGGGGAAGCTCCTACAGCCATCAACAATGCTATGAATTATATCTATCCAGAACAAAAAGTACAACCAAAACATTCGACTAGTCTTTAA
- the pfkB gene encoding 1-phosphofructokinase, with protein MIYTVTLNPSIDYIVRLDKVNVGSVNRMESDDKFAGGKGINVSRVLKRLGIDNTATGFIGGFTGKFITDTLENEAIATNFVQVLEDTRINVKIKADAETEINGTGPTVLPEQLAELKEILSGLSEQDTVVFAGSSNKNLGNVVYKELISLTRQTGAQVVCDFEGQTLIDSLEFQPLLVKPNNHELGDIFGVKLEKLDEIEKYAREILVKGAQHVIISMAGDGALLVTKDGAYFAKPIKGIVKNSVGAGDSMVAGFTGEFVRSGNPVEAFKWGVACGTATTFSDDLATADFINKTYEKVEVEKI; from the coding sequence ATGATTTATACTGTTACGCTTAACCCTTCTATTGACTATATTGTCCGTTTGGATAAGGTCAATGTTGGAAGCGTGAATCGTATGGAAAGCGATGATAAATTTGCTGGTGGCAAAGGAATCAATGTCAGTCGTGTGCTCAAACGTTTGGGAATTGATAACACAGCGACTGGCTTTATAGGTGGTTTTACTGGAAAATTTATTACTGATACCTTGGAAAATGAAGCGATTGCGACTAATTTTGTTCAAGTGTTAGAGGATACGCGCATTAATGTGAAAATTAAAGCAGATGCTGAAACAGAAATCAATGGAACGGGTCCGACCGTCTTACCAGAGCAATTAGCAGAATTGAAAGAGATCCTTTCAGGACTGTCAGAACAAGATACAGTGGTGTTTGCAGGATCAAGTAACAAAAATCTGGGGAATGTCGTCTACAAAGAGTTAATTAGCTTAACGAGACAAACTGGCGCACAGGTCGTTTGCGATTTTGAAGGACAAACACTTATTGATTCACTGGAATTTCAGCCATTATTGGTCAAACCAAATAATCATGAACTGGGTGATATTTTCGGAGTGAAGCTGGAAAAGCTGGATGAGATTGAGAAATATGCTCGTGAAATTCTAGTCAAGGGAGCCCAACATGTCATTATTTCTATGGCAGGTGATGGAGCACTTTTGGTAACAAAGGACGGAGCATATTTTGCAAAGCCAATCAAAGGAATCGTAAAAAATTCTGTTGGGGCTGGTGACTCCATGGTTGCAGGCTTTACTGGTGAATTTGTTCGTTCAGGAAATCCTGTTGAAGCTTTTAAGTGGGGAGTAGCTTGCGGGACTGCAACAACCTTCTCTGATGATTTGGCGACAGCCGATTTCATTAACAAAACGTATGAAAAAGTAGAGGTAGAAAAAATATGA
- a CDS encoding phospho-sugar mutase: MNYKEVYEQWLNNDFFDEETKADLLSIQDDEAEIEDRFYKGLEFGTAGLRGKLGAGTNRMNKYMVGKAAQALAETLKDHGEEAIKRGVAISYDVRYKSKEFAELTCSIMAAHGIKTYIYNGIHPTPMCSYAIRKLHCKAGVMVTASHNPQEYNGYKAYWEEGSQILDDIAGQIAGHMDEIVNFEDIKSIPFEEALESGLANYIDASVEEDYYKEVLNLTINEDVDKSIKVGYTPLNGTGNIPVREILKRRGFENIYVVKEQEFPDPDFTTVGYPNPEFPKAFAYSEKLGKENDCDILIANDPDCDRVALEVRNANGDYVFLNGNKIGALLSYYIFSQRSALNNLPENPVMVKSIVTGDLSRAIAKKYGIETVETLTGFKNICGKANEYDRTKEKTYVFGYEESIGFCYGTFVRDKDAVSASMMIVEMAAYFKKQDKTLLDVLNDIYAEFGFYNERQVSLELEGVEGQERIARMMEEFREHPLTTVGAMELEKVIDFKDSYLDFPKQNCLKYYFKDGSWYALRPSGTEPKIKLYIYSIGKDEKESVEKLDLIEKACREKMDSVK; the protein is encoded by the coding sequence ATGAACTACAAAGAAGTTTATGAACAATGGCTAAACAATGATTTCTTCGATGAAGAAACGAAAGCTGATTTGCTGTCTATTCAGGATGATGAAGCTGAGATCGAAGATCGATTCTACAAGGGTCTTGAGTTTGGGACCGCTGGTCTTCGTGGGAAATTGGGTGCTGGTACCAACCGTATGAATAAATACATGGTAGGAAAAGCAGCCCAGGCATTGGCTGAAACCTTGAAAGACCATGGTGAAGAAGCGATTAAAAGAGGTGTTGCAATCAGCTATGATGTCAGATATAAATCAAAAGAATTTGCTGAGTTGACCTGCTCTATCATGGCTGCTCACGGCATCAAAACCTATATTTACAATGGGATTCATCCTACGCCAATGTGCTCATATGCGATTAGAAAATTGCACTGTAAGGCTGGCGTGATGGTGACAGCTAGTCATAATCCACAAGAATACAATGGCTATAAAGCATATTGGGAAGAAGGGTCACAAATTTTGGATGACATTGCAGGCCAAATTGCAGGTCACATGGATGAAATTGTCAACTTTGAAGACATCAAATCTATTCCTTTTGAAGAAGCCTTGGAAAGTGGTCTTGCAAATTATATTGATGCATCTGTCGAAGAAGATTACTACAAAGAAGTTCTTAACTTGACCATCAATGAAGATGTTGATAAATCTATCAAAGTTGGCTATACGCCTTTGAATGGTACAGGAAACATTCCGGTTAGAGAAATTTTAAAAAGAAGAGGTTTTGAAAATATCTATGTCGTGAAGGAACAAGAATTTCCTGATCCAGATTTTACAACAGTTGGTTATCCCAATCCAGAATTTCCCAAAGCATTTGCCTATTCTGAAAAACTTGGAAAAGAAAATGATTGTGATATTTTGATTGCCAATGACCCAGACTGCGATCGTGTTGCGCTGGAAGTAAGAAATGCAAACGGTGATTATGTCTTTTTAAATGGAAATAAGATTGGTGCTTTGCTTTCTTATTATATTTTCTCACAACGTTCTGCTCTCAATAATTTACCTGAAAATCCTGTCATGGTGAAATCTATTGTTACAGGTGATTTATCTAGAGCGATTGCGAAGAAATATGGTATTGAAACAGTAGAAACCCTGACTGGATTTAAAAATATTTGTGGCAAAGCCAACGAGTATGATCGTACTAAAGAAAAAACGTATGTTTTCGGTTACGAAGAAAGTATTGGTTTCTGTTATGGAACATTTGTTAGAGATAAAGATGCTGTCAGTGCTTCTATGATGATCGTGGAGATGGCTGCTTACTTTAAGAAACAGGATAAGACTCTGTTAGATGTTTTAAATGATATCTATGCAGAATTTGGTTTCTATAATGAAAGACAAGTTTCTCTTGAGTTAGAAGGTGTAGAAGGTCAAGAGAGAATCGCTCGTATGATGGAAGAATTTAGAGAACATCCTTTGACAACAGTTGGAGCAATGGAACTTGAAAAAGTGATTGACTTTAAAGATAGCTATCTTGATTTTCCAAAACAAAACTGCTTGAAATATTACTTTAAAGATGGTTCATGGTATGCACTCAGACCGTCAGGGACCGAACCTAAAATTAAACTATACATCTATTCAATTGGTAAAGACGAAAAGGAAAGTGTTGAAAAACTCGATCTCATCGAAAAGGCTTGCCGAGAAAAAATGGATAGCGTGAAATAA
- a CDS encoding DeoR/GlpR family DNA-binding transcription regulator, with protein MLKSERKQVILEEINRHQVVSLDTLVRLLDTSESTVRRDLDELESERKLRRIHGGAENIHFLQEEESNQEKSIKNVQDKLRIAQKAAELIQEQDVIFIDAGTTNELLVNELSNKHMTVVTNSIHHATKLVEKNIPTVIIGGVVKSSTDASIGGVALNQIGQLNFNKAFIGMNGIDENFYTTPDMEEGAVKRAILENAKQTYILADASKIGHSSFVKVAPIKRASIITSACANEQLEKIKEKTEVIEV; from the coding sequence ATCTTAAAATCAGAGCGAAAACAGGTAATTTTAGAGGAAATTAATCGTCATCAAGTTGTTTCACTAGATACTTTAGTTCGTCTATTAGATACGTCTGAATCGACAGTTCGTAGAGATTTAGATGAATTGGAGAGTGAAAGAAAACTGCGCCGAATTCACGGTGGTGCAGAAAATATTCATTTCCTTCAAGAGGAAGAAAGCAATCAAGAAAAATCTATCAAAAACGTTCAAGATAAATTACGAATTGCTCAAAAAGCAGCGGAATTGATTCAAGAACAAGATGTTATTTTTATTGATGCTGGAACGACAAATGAATTGTTAGTGAATGAACTTTCAAATAAACATATGACGGTTGTGACCAATTCTATTCACCATGCGACAAAATTAGTTGAGAAAAACATTCCAACAGTTATTATCGGAGGGGTGGTTAAAAGCTCAACAGACGCTAGTATCGGGGGGGTTGCTTTGAATCAAATTGGTCAGTTGAATTTCAACAAAGCCTTTATTGGTATGAATGGAATTGATGAAAATTTCTATACAACACCTGATATGGAAGAAGGAGCAGTCAAACGAGCGATTCTTGAAAACGCCAAGCAGACCTACATCTTAGCTGATGCTTCAAAAATCGGTCATTCCTCTTTCGTGAAAGTCGCCCCTATCAAACGTGCTAGCATTATTACGAGTGCATGTGCCAATGAGCAATTGGAAAAGATAAAAGAAAAAACGGAGGTTATTGAAGTATGA